Proteins encoded together in one Candidatus Dormiibacterota bacterium window:
- a CDS encoding sigma-70 family RNA polymerase sigma factor, with protein MTTDERAVELIAQGSPEGMELLYDRYGSLAYAVALRVLHDASAAEDVVQEAFLSVWRGAATYRPDRGGVRSWLCTVVRNRSIDRTRGRAGRSRDELPLEHVAAGSSTSDTWTEVIAELDREHIRGALERLPAEQRTTIELAYFGGCSQSEISARMQVPLGTVKGRTRLALRTLRGVLGGWCVEQPA; from the coding sequence ATGACCACCGACGAGAGAGCCGTCGAGCTGATCGCCCAGGGCTCGCCCGAGGGGATGGAGCTGCTCTACGACCGCTACGGGTCGCTGGCCTATGCGGTCGCGCTCCGCGTCCTCCATGACGCGTCCGCGGCGGAGGACGTGGTCCAGGAGGCATTCCTCTCCGTCTGGCGGGGGGCGGCGACCTACCGTCCCGACCGCGGTGGGGTGCGCTCCTGGCTCTGCACCGTGGTGCGCAACCGCTCCATCGACCGCACCCGCGGGCGCGCCGGCCGGTCGCGGGACGAGCTCCCGCTCGAGCACGTCGCCGCCGGCTCCTCCACCAGCGACACCTGGACCGAGGTGATCGCGGAGCTCGATCGCGAGCACATCCGCGGTGCGCTCGAGCGGCTTCCCGCCGAGCAGCGCACCACCATCGAGCTCGCCTACTTCGGGGGCTGCAGCCAGTCCGAGATCAGCGCCCGCATGCAGGTGCCCCTCGGCACCGTGAAGGGACGCACCCGTCTGGCCCTGCGCACCCTGCGCGGTGTGCTGGGCGGATGGTGCGTGGAGCAGCCGGCATGA
- a CDS encoding ferritin-like domain-containing protein, with protein sequence MEESQDLHSTAMRLTDQAVDEIVETGRERRARGEIETADPGRRTFLRRSLLAAGVVGGGALGASMFSRMMTTAYAASSADVMMLQTAASIENLAVAVYTKAAGLPPAVSGAAIPTVKAFVVMTIKQHTDHANAFNAAAMQLGGVAQPKIDQVVYDAVVAPALGKIKGPADVVALAQTLEDAAAQTYVKFGGDVDDKNALNAFATIAPVEAQHSAVLLAVAALIAGGAPQLITITPAVDASKLPAAAGSVGFPNNFYKTDAARPAAEGAVQ encoded by the coding sequence ATGGAGGAATCCCAGGACCTTCACAGCACCGCCATGCGGCTCACCGACCAGGCCGTCGACGAGATCGTCGAGACCGGCCGTGAGCGCCGCGCGCGGGGCGAGATCGAGACCGCCGATCCCGGCCGTCGCACCTTCCTGCGCCGCTCGCTGCTCGCCGCCGGCGTGGTCGGCGGTGGCGCGCTCGGCGCGTCGATGTTCTCTCGGATGATGACCACCGCATACGCGGCCAGTTCCGCCGACGTGATGATGCTGCAGACCGCGGCCTCCATCGAGAACCTGGCGGTGGCGGTGTACACCAAGGCGGCCGGCCTTCCCCCCGCCGTCAGCGGTGCGGCGATCCCGACGGTCAAGGCGTTCGTGGTCATGACCATCAAGCAGCACACCGACCACGCCAACGCCTTCAACGCCGCGGCGATGCAGCTCGGTGGCGTGGCGCAGCCCAAGATCGACCAGGTCGTCTACGACGCGGTCGTCGCTCCTGCGCTGGGAAAGATCAAGGGCCCAGCCGACGTGGTGGCGCTCGCCCAGACGCTCGAGGATGCCGCCGCGCAGACCTACGTGAAGTTCGGCGGTGACGTCGACGACAAGAACGCCCTGAACGCGTTCGCCACCATCGCGCCGGTCGAGGCGCAGCACAGCGCGGTGCTGCTGGCCGTGGCCGCGCTCATCGCCGGCGGTGCCCCGCAGCTGATCACGATCACGCCCGCGGTCGACGCCAGCAAGCTGCCCGCGGCCGCCGGGTCGGTGGGCTTCCCCAACAACTTCTACAAGACGGACGCGGCGCGGCCCGCGGCCGAAGGGGCGGTCCAGTGA
- a CDS encoding YciI family protein yields MAQYLILIHEDEASYANAEQATFEQVMKAHQDFGTKHGAVLRGGNALQPTSTATSIRRDAAGNVAVTDGPFAETKEALGGYYMVEAADLDEAIAIAKDVPARFGGVEVRPVMVFD; encoded by the coding sequence ATGGCGCAGTACCTGATCCTGATCCACGAGGACGAGGCGTCCTATGCCAACGCCGAGCAGGCGACCTTCGAGCAGGTGATGAAGGCACACCAGGACTTCGGCACCAAGCACGGCGCCGTGCTCCGCGGGGGCAACGCGCTCCAGCCCACGAGCACCGCCACCTCGATCCGCCGCGACGCCGCCGGCAACGTGGCGGTCACCGACGGCCCCTTCGCCGAGACCAAGGAGGCGCTCGGCGGCTACTACATGGTCGAGGCCGCCGACCTCGACGAGGCGATCGCCATCGCCAAGGACGTCCCCGCACGGTTCGGCGGCGTCGAGGTTCGCCCCGTGATGGTCTTCGACTGA
- a CDS encoding transcriptional repressor yields MAAAQRASSPGTPDHASAVRAAGLRWTPQRQLILQTLREARGRHMTADEVWRAVSEQYATLNRSTVYRVLETLTGIGLVRQTRLGGDTAQFELESDDAHHHLVCVRCKGMVEISAEDVAPLARRLLDRHGYHVGATVLTVEGVCAECHGTAVTTEMPAPD; encoded by the coding sequence ATGGCAGCAGCTCAGCGGGCGTCCTCGCCGGGCACTCCGGACCACGCGTCCGCGGTCCGCGCCGCTGGCCTGCGCTGGACGCCGCAGCGCCAGCTCATCCTCCAGACACTCCGGGAGGCCCGCGGCCGGCACATGACCGCGGACGAGGTGTGGCGGGCGGTGAGCGAGCAGTACGCGACCCTCAACCGGTCCACCGTCTACCGGGTGCTGGAGACCCTCACCGGCATCGGCCTGGTGCGCCAGACCCGGCTCGGAGGCGACACCGCCCAGTTCGAGCTCGAGAGCGACGACGCCCACCATCACCTGGTCTGCGTCCGCTGCAAGGGGATGGTGGAGATCTCCGCCGAGGACGTGGCGCCGCTCGCCCGGCGGCTGCTCGACCGCCACGGGTACCACGTCGGCGCCACCGTGCTGACCGTCGAGGGCGTCTGCGCCGAGTGCCACGGCACCGCGGTCACCACCGAGATGCCGGCTCCCGACTGA
- a CDS encoding G1 family glutamic endopeptidase: MLKFLTVRGAALIALATLTGCASAAVLERPLAANAPTVATAPQIVEAAGTSPAVLDTSQPTPAATSMPMPATTPTAIRFRPAPLRPAPVRTPVTRAVPAAVAALPPHPAAALRPLTAASGNWSGYVEAGSFSQVSGSWTEPTVRCTAPDATLALWVGLGGDGSLPLYQAGSGAMCRNGSPVHFLWYELLTAAQQPPQVIVREIAPGDVVAVSVGLRGAGGGGSIQLADRTAGYATTVGFAAPETTLDTAEWITEATTTPSTGTITPLADFGTVDFHSCTANQGTEGIGSAAAGHLTALLLHDASGGTATPGGVSPDGSGPGGSFSVTYGR; the protein is encoded by the coding sequence ATGCTCAAGTTCCTCACCGTACGAGGTGCCGCGCTCATCGCCCTGGCGACGCTCACGGGCTGCGCCAGCGCCGCCGTGCTCGAGCGGCCCCTGGCCGCGAATGCGCCCACGGTGGCGACGGCGCCGCAGATCGTCGAGGCCGCGGGCACCTCGCCCGCGGTCCTCGACACCTCGCAGCCCACCCCCGCGGCCACATCGATGCCCATGCCGGCGACAACTCCGACAGCCATCCGCTTCCGCCCGGCGCCGTTACGGCCGGCGCCGGTGCGGACGCCGGTGACCAGGGCGGTCCCGGCGGCGGTCGCCGCACTGCCGCCGCACCCCGCCGCTGCGCTGCGGCCGCTCACCGCCGCGAGCGGCAACTGGTCCGGGTACGTCGAGGCCGGCTCCTTCTCGCAGGTCTCGGGGTCGTGGACCGAGCCGACCGTGCGCTGCACCGCGCCGGACGCGACCCTGGCGCTCTGGGTGGGCCTGGGCGGCGACGGCTCGCTGCCGCTGTACCAGGCGGGGTCGGGAGCGATGTGCCGGAACGGGTCGCCGGTGCACTTCCTCTGGTACGAGCTGCTCACCGCCGCGCAGCAGCCGCCGCAGGTGATCGTGCGCGAGATCGCACCCGGCGACGTGGTCGCGGTCTCGGTGGGCCTCCGCGGCGCCGGGGGCGGCGGCAGCATCCAGCTGGCCGACCGCACCGCCGGCTACGCCACGACCGTCGGCTTCGCCGCCCCGGAGACCACCCTCGACACCGCCGAGTGGATCACCGAGGCGACCACCACGCCGTCGACGGGCACGATCACCCCGCTCGCCGACTTCGGCACCGTCGACTTCCACTCCTGCACCGCGAACCAGGGCACGGAGGGAATCGGGAGCGCCGCTGCCGGTCACCTCACCGCGCTGCTGCTCCACGACGCCAGCGGAGGCACCGCCACCCCCGGCGGCGTCAGCCCCGACGGCTCCGGGCCCGGCGGCTCCTTCTCCGTGACCTACGGTCGATGA
- the tatC gene encoding twin-arginine translocase subunit TatC codes for MQNALPSDRRMTVIEHLEELRRVLIISGIAWIGCTLLAFVFNGAIIGLLERPLISVLAHGHHIVGAPIVTSPTEGISIPLKVASICGIIGALPVILWQMWGFIAPGLRRSERRFAGPFLATALLLFAVGGTFAYLVMPVGLGFLANFLGGNAEFLPDLNAYLSFFTLLIVIFGVTFELPVAVVLLGLLGIVSSAKLRRQRKAIWVGIVFVSLVVTPGADPFTPAALLVPLIALFEASILVLDRVFKR; via the coding sequence GTGCAGAACGCCCTCCCCTCCGACCGCCGCATGACGGTGATCGAGCACCTCGAGGAGCTCCGACGCGTCCTCATCATCAGTGGGATCGCGTGGATCGGCTGCACGCTGCTGGCCTTCGTGTTCAACGGCGCGATCATCGGACTGCTCGAGCGACCGCTGATCAGCGTGCTCGCGCACGGGCACCACATCGTCGGCGCGCCGATCGTCACCAGCCCCACCGAGGGCATCAGCATCCCGCTGAAGGTGGCGTCGATCTGCGGGATCATCGGCGCGCTGCCGGTGATCCTCTGGCAGATGTGGGGCTTCATCGCCCCAGGGCTGAGGCGCTCCGAGCGGCGCTTCGCCGGTCCCTTCCTCGCCACCGCGCTGCTGCTGTTCGCCGTCGGCGGCACCTTCGCCTACCTGGTGATGCCGGTCGGGCTCGGCTTCCTCGCGAACTTCCTCGGCGGCAACGCCGAGTTCCTCCCCGACCTCAACGCCTACCTCTCCTTCTTCACGCTGCTGATCGTCATCTTCGGCGTGACCTTCGAGCTGCCCGTCGCGGTGGTGCTGCTCGGCCTGCTCGGCATCGTGTCATCGGCAAAGCTGCGCCGGCAGCGGAAGGCCATCTGGGTGGGGATCGTCTTCGTCTCGCTGGTGGTCACGCCGGGGGCGGACCCCTTCACCCCGGCCGCGCTGCTGGTCCCGCTCATCGCGCTGTTCGAGGCCAGCATCCTGGTGCTCGACAGGGTGTTCAAGCGCTGA
- a CDS encoding carbohydrate kinase, which yields MTVVVLGEALIDLVEAPDGSYVAHPGGSPANTAVALARLGTPVAFAGRLSGDGFGRRLRAHLETNGVDLGLSVDAAEPTTLAVVELDARGGAGYTFYVEGTTTATWAASELPTDLPEQVNAIHTGSVALALPSGAEAIGDLLRREQGRRAISLDPNVRHPFAGDRETYRRRLEGWLRCASLVKVSLEDLQWVHPGEAVTEIGRRWRGLGPALVVVTLGGAGCMAFVGGEEITRAATPVTLVDTIGAGDSFTAGLLDWLDRHHRLGPAGPAALTAPEVVAALDFASEVASITVSRAGADPPFRRELGD from the coding sequence GCCCACCCCGGGGGGTCTCCCGCCAACACCGCGGTCGCGCTGGCGCGGCTGGGCACGCCCGTCGCCTTCGCGGGACGCCTGTCCGGCGACGGGTTCGGGCGCCGCCTGCGCGCCCACCTCGAGACCAACGGGGTCGACCTCGGTCTCAGCGTCGACGCGGCCGAGCCGACCACGCTCGCGGTGGTGGAGCTCGACGCCCGCGGCGGCGCCGGGTACACCTTCTATGTCGAGGGCACCACCACGGCGACCTGGGCGGCGTCGGAGCTCCCCACCGACCTCCCCGAGCAGGTGAACGCGATCCACACCGGGTCGGTGGCGCTCGCGCTGCCCTCGGGGGCCGAGGCCATCGGCGACCTGCTCCGGCGCGAGCAGGGCCGGCGTGCGATCTCCCTCGACCCCAACGTGCGCCATCCGTTCGCCGGCGATCGCGAGACCTACCGCCGCCGCCTGGAGGGCTGGTTGAGATGCGCCAGCCTGGTCAAGGTGAGCCTGGAGGACCTCCAGTGGGTCCACCCCGGCGAGGCGGTCACCGAGATCGGCCGGCGCTGGCGCGGGCTTGGACCCGCGCTCGTGGTCGTCACCCTCGGCGGGGCGGGGTGCATGGCGTTCGTCGGTGGCGAGGAGATCACCCGTGCGGCGACGCCGGTGACGCTCGTGGACACCATCGGTGCCGGCGACTCGTTCACCGCGGGCCTGCTCGACTGGCTGGACCGGCACCACCGCCTCGGCCCCGCCGGCCCCGCGGCGCTCACCGCGCCCGAGGTGGTGGCCGCGTTGGACTTCGCGAGCGAGGTGGCGTCGATCACGGTGAGCCGGGCCGGGGCGGACCCGCCGTTTCGGCGGGAGTTGGGGGACTGA
- a CDS encoding DUF6596 domain-containing protein — protein sequence MAAAVAEAHRREWAFVLAATVRTTRDIDLAEECVQDAYARALSTWTSRGIPANPSAWLTTVARRRGVDLLRRQEQLRRTLPLLLDDQVAPGPGETGEHDVPDDRLRLIFTCCHPAIALESQVALTLRLLCGLTTAEVGRAFLVSEPTMAARITRAKRKIAAARIPYRVPPAEDLPARIEAVLTVVHLLFTTGHTAPVGDGLVRGDLVERSLDLARMLRTLLPADADVAGLLALILLTDARRASRLGDDGRLLLLADQDRARWDRRAIGEGLALVGEALRRRPPGRFALMAAIAAVHAEAPSWQDTDWREVVALYDLLAQLWPSPVVALNRAVALGLARGPEAGLVALEALAAEPQLAGYSYLAAARADFLRRLDRTAEARVAYEEALALTENAVERDFLAGRLAQLDG from the coding sequence GTGGCGGCGGCGGTCGCCGAGGCGCACCGTCGCGAGTGGGCCTTCGTGCTCGCCGCGACGGTGCGCACCACCCGCGACATCGACCTCGCCGAGGAGTGCGTGCAGGACGCCTACGCCCGGGCGCTCAGCACCTGGACGTCCCGCGGCATCCCCGCGAATCCCAGCGCCTGGCTGACCACGGTGGCGCGGCGGCGCGGCGTCGACCTGCTCCGCCGGCAGGAGCAGTTGCGGCGCACCCTGCCGCTGCTCCTCGACGACCAGGTCGCCCCCGGGCCCGGGGAGACCGGCGAGCACGATGTCCCCGACGACCGGCTGCGGCTGATCTTCACCTGCTGCCATCCGGCGATCGCCCTGGAGAGCCAGGTGGCGCTCACCCTGCGGCTGCTCTGCGGGCTCACCACCGCGGAGGTGGGCCGCGCCTTCCTGGTGAGCGAGCCCACCATGGCGGCGCGGATCACCCGGGCCAAGAGGAAGATCGCGGCGGCGCGGATCCCCTACCGGGTGCCGCCCGCCGAGGATCTGCCCGCCCGCATCGAGGCGGTGCTCACCGTGGTGCACCTCCTGTTCACCACCGGGCACACCGCCCCGGTGGGCGACGGCCTGGTCCGCGGTGACCTGGTCGAGCGTTCCCTCGACCTGGCCCGGATGCTGCGGACCCTGCTCCCCGCCGACGCCGACGTCGCCGGCCTGCTGGCGCTGATCCTGCTCACCGACGCCCGCCGGGCCAGCCGGCTGGGCGACGACGGCCGGCTGCTGCTGCTCGCCGACCAGGACCGCGCCCGGTGGGACCGGCGGGCGATCGGCGAGGGCCTCGCCCTGGTGGGGGAGGCGTTGCGGCGCCGGCCGCCGGGGCGGTTCGCGCTGATGGCGGCGATCGCCGCCGTCCACGCCGAGGCACCGAGCTGGCAGGACACCGACTGGCGCGAGGTGGTGGCCCTCTACGACCTCCTGGCCCAGCTCTGGCCGTCACCGGTGGTCGCGCTGAACCGCGCCGTCGCCCTCGGCCTCGCCCGCGGCCCCGAGGCGGGGCTGGTGGCGCTCGAGGCCCTGGCGGCCGAGCCGCAGCTCGCCGGCTACAGCTACCTGGCGGCGGCCCGGGCCGACTTCCTCCGCCGCCTCGACCGTACCGCCGAGGCGCGGGTGGCCTACGAGGAGGCGCTGGCGCTCACCGAGAACGCCGTCGAGCGCGACTTCCTCGCCGGCCGGCTGGCCCAGCTGGATGGCTGA
- a CDS encoding multicopper oxidase domain-containing protein, translating into MSRGVWGGRCPRLLLLALGGWLLAGCSGNGTATAGRLAAAAGAGQVRLHYIAADEVAWDYAPAGRNLVTGQPFGDAENTYMATGPGRIGRVYTKSVFREYTDATFTTPAPRPEAWKHLGLLGPVIHAEVGDTIRVVFTNHTSRPASMHPHGVFYDKASEGAAYADGTSGVDRADDSVPQGGMHTYVWQVPERAGPGPMDPSSVMWMYHSHTDEVADTYAGLMGAIVVTRRGMARPDGSPRDADRELVTMFMVSDENRSPWLDDNIRTHTSAPATVRRDDPDFVESNKKHAINGYVFGNLPDLDIRRGERVRWYVMGMGTEVDLHTPHWHGNTVLAMGMRTDVVALLPATMVVADMVPDDPGIWLYHCHVADHISAGMLALYVVR; encoded by the coding sequence ATGTCACGAGGGGTGTGGGGAGGGCGGTGCCCCCGCCTGCTGCTGCTGGCGCTCGGCGGGTGGCTGCTGGCGGGCTGCAGCGGCAACGGCACCGCCACCGCCGGCCGGCTGGCGGCCGCGGCGGGCGCCGGCCAGGTCCGGCTCCACTACATCGCCGCCGACGAGGTGGCCTGGGACTACGCGCCGGCCGGCCGCAACCTGGTCACCGGGCAGCCCTTCGGGGACGCGGAGAACACCTACATGGCCACCGGCCCCGGCCGCATCGGGCGGGTGTACACGAAGTCGGTGTTCCGCGAGTACACCGACGCCACCTTCACGACGCCGGCGCCCCGCCCCGAGGCGTGGAAGCACCTCGGGCTGCTCGGCCCGGTCATCCACGCCGAGGTCGGCGACACCATCCGGGTGGTGTTCACGAACCACACCTCGCGCCCGGCGAGCATGCACCCGCACGGAGTGTTCTACGACAAGGCCTCCGAGGGCGCCGCCTACGCCGACGGCACCAGCGGCGTCGACAGGGCGGACGACTCGGTGCCCCAGGGCGGCATGCACACCTACGTGTGGCAGGTCCCCGAGCGGGCCGGGCCGGGGCCGATGGACCCGAGCTCGGTGATGTGGATGTACCACTCCCACACCGACGAGGTCGCCGACACCTACGCCGGTCTGATGGGGGCGATCGTGGTCACCCGGCGGGGCATGGCCCGCCCCGACGGCAGCCCCAGGGACGCCGACCGGGAGCTGGTCACGATGTTCATGGTCTCCGACGAGAACCGCAGCCCCTGGCTGGACGACAACATCAGGACCCACACCTCGGCTCCGGCCACGGTGAGGAGGGACGACCCGGACTTCGTCGAGAGCAACAAGAAGCACGCCATCAACGGCTACGTGTTCGGCAACCTCCCCGACCTCGACATCCGCAGGGGCGAGCGGGTCCGCTGGTACGTGATGGGCATGGGCACCGAGGTCGACCTCCACACCCCCCACTGGCACGGGAACACGGTGCTGGCGATGGGGATGCGGACCGACGTGGTGGCGCTGCTGCCGGCGACCATGGTGGTCGCCGACATGGTCCCCGACGACCCCGGCATCTGGCTCTACCACTGCCACGTCGCCGACCACATCTCCGCCGGGATGCTCGCCCTCTACGTGGTCAGGTGA
- a CDS encoding CHRD domain-containing protein: MISTRTGRGVFGALAAAAALAACGGSAPPPSAQPSAGGGAAAATKASAQLAHVPTGTATIAYDAGTQVLTVSLHVTGAAPKVAMPSHIHKGTCAGAPGDILYTLNPGMPDDKGVVDVTTKVPNVPAVPTGAYVHFHTGPTTGTPAEKKSIVCADLTGHPGQLAMGPNGAAGDNVTGTATLIRDPGTRELTVKVVLDGLEPSTSHPAHIHNGRCEAQGSVAIPLTALQADAKGHAESTTTVKDAPEFGTWYVNVHRGPGLNGPEFTPISCGNVVAS, from the coding sequence GTGATCAGTACGCGCACGGGTCGTGGTGTGTTCGGTGCCCTGGCCGCGGCCGCCGCCCTGGCCGCCTGCGGAGGCAGCGCCCCCCCTCCCTCGGCGCAGCCCTCCGCCGGCGGCGGCGCCGCCGCCGCCACCAAGGCGTCGGCACAGCTGGCCCACGTCCCCACCGGCACCGCCACCATCGCCTACGACGCCGGCACCCAGGTGCTCACCGTCAGCCTCCACGTCACCGGCGCTGCGCCCAAGGTGGCGATGCCCTCGCACATCCACAAGGGCACCTGCGCCGGGGCGCCCGGCGACATCCTCTACACCCTCAACCCGGGGATGCCCGACGACAAGGGTGTGGTCGATGTCACCACCAAGGTGCCGAACGTGCCCGCCGTGCCCACCGGCGCCTACGTGCACTTCCACACGGGCCCGACCACCGGCACCCCGGCGGAGAAGAAGTCGATCGTCTGCGCCGACCTGACCGGCCATCCCGGGCAGCTGGCGATGGGACCGAACGGCGCCGCCGGCGACAACGTCACCGGCACCGCCACCCTCATCCGCGACCCCGGCACCAGGGAGCTCACCGTCAAGGTCGTGCTCGACGGCCTCGAGCCGAGCACGTCCCACCCGGCGCACATCCACAACGGCCGCTGCGAGGCCCAGGGCTCGGTGGCGATCCCGCTCACCGCGCTGCAGGCCGACGCCAAGGGCCACGCCGAGTCGACCACCACCGTGAAGGACGCTCCCGAGTTCGGCACCTGGTACGTCAACGTCCACCGCGGACCCGGGCTGAACGGGCCGGAGTTCACGCCGATCAGCTGCGGCAACGTGGTCGCGTCGTAG
- a CDS encoding anti-sigma factor — MSCDESELLLAAYAVGGLDPGEEGGLRLHLEGCRGCREVGGALLHVGTMIAGTVTPVTPPPSLRRNLMARVEAEARASAAAAVPQRSDRWHRRLWGRVPSGRRFTAAGGLVAATASVLAAWSVAGPHPAAAVAVRVPTCGSAGVPATRCALDYDPSRHQGVLTANGLTLPAVLGGTSAQTYEVWLIPAGGAPLAAAYLAQGPDGGSWSSVISRSLHGFAAIAVTAEPAGGSLAPTGPEVLRVPLPPGI, encoded by the coding sequence ATGAGCTGCGACGAGTCCGAGCTGCTGCTCGCCGCCTACGCCGTCGGCGGCCTGGATCCCGGCGAGGAGGGCGGCCTCCGCCTCCACCTCGAGGGGTGCCGGGGCTGTCGCGAGGTCGGCGGCGCGCTCCTGCACGTGGGGACGATGATCGCCGGCACGGTGACCCCGGTCACCCCACCTCCGAGCCTGCGCCGCAACCTGATGGCACGGGTGGAGGCCGAGGCGCGGGCGAGCGCGGCCGCGGCGGTGCCCCAGCGCTCCGACCGGTGGCACCGGCGGCTCTGGGGCCGGGTGCCCTCGGGCCGGCGGTTCACCGCCGCCGGCGGGCTGGTGGCCGCGACCGCGAGCGTGCTCGCCGCCTGGTCGGTCGCCGGTCCGCACCCCGCCGCTGCGGTGGCGGTCCGGGTGCCCACCTGCGGGTCGGCCGGTGTGCCCGCGACCCGCTGCGCCCTCGACTACGACCCCAGCCGGCACCAGGGGGTGCTCACCGCCAACGGCCTGACCCTCCCGGCGGTGCTCGGCGGCACCTCCGCGCAGACCTACGAGGTCTGGCTGATCCCCGCCGGCGGCGCGCCGCTGGCGGCCGCGTACCTCGCCCAGGGCCCGGACGGCGGCAGCTGGTCGTCGGTGATCTCCCGCAGCCTCCACGGCTTCGCCGCGATCGCCGTCACCGCCGAGCCCGCGGGCGGCAGCCTGGCCCCCACCGGGCCCGAGGTCCTGCGGGTGCCGCTGCCCCCCGGGATCTGA
- the tatA gene encoding twin-arginine translocase TatA/TatE family subunit, producing MPFGTGHLPLLIILLVVAVIIFGPGKLPELGSGMGKAIREFKHHTSDLRSSVISPDPAPVPAPVVLPVSGVDPVAASRDHRPAA from the coding sequence ATGCCATTCGGCACCGGTCACCTGCCCCTGCTGATCATCCTGCTGGTGGTCGCCGTCATCATCTTCGGCCCGGGCAAGCTGCCCGAGCTCGGCTCCGGGATGGGCAAGGCCATCCGTGAGTTCAAGCATCACACCAGCGACCTGCGCAGCAGCGTCATCAGCCCCGATCCCGCGCCCGTTCCCGCGCCCGTCGTGCTGCCGGTGAGCGGCGTGGATCCCGTCGCCGCGTCCCGCGACCACCGCCCCGCGGCCTGA
- a CDS encoding TIGR03557 family F420-dependent LLM class oxidoreductase, with protein MRFGYSMICEQSTPRQLVDNCRRAEATGFDFAMISDHFHPWLESQGQSPFTWSVLGALADRTDRIELITGVTCPTMRYHPAVVAQAAATIQLMSGGRFTLGIGAGERLNEHVVARGWPPDDVRQEMLAEAIEIIRRLWQGGFQSYRGRHLSLEDARLYTLPDQPPPIAVAAGGPRAARLAGELADALIAVEPSRDLVEGFRRAGGQGRRTYGQIAVCWAADRQAAVRTAREMWRFAVPGWKVMAELPNPVNFEAATRVVKDEDITELVPCGPDPQVHAEAIRAFAEAGFTDLAVVQAGPEQEGFLRFWETQLAPLLQQEAATAI; from the coding sequence ATGCGCTTCGGATACTCGATGATCTGCGAGCAGTCGACGCCCCGACAGCTGGTCGACAACTGCCGCCGCGCGGAGGCGACCGGCTTCGACTTCGCGATGATCTCCGACCACTTCCACCCGTGGCTGGAGAGCCAGGGCCAGTCCCCGTTCACCTGGAGCGTGCTGGGTGCGCTCGCGGACAGGACCGACCGGATCGAGCTGATCACCGGGGTGACCTGCCCGACGATGCGCTACCACCCGGCGGTCGTGGCCCAGGCCGCCGCCACCATCCAGCTGATGAGCGGGGGCAGGTTCACCCTCGGCATCGGCGCCGGCGAGCGGCTCAACGAGCACGTGGTGGCGCGCGGCTGGCCGCCGGACGACGTCCGGCAGGAGATGCTCGCGGAGGCGATCGAGATCATCCGCCGGCTCTGGCAGGGCGGCTTCCAGTCGTATCGCGGCCGGCACCTCAGCCTCGAGGACGCCCGGCTCTACACCCTCCCCGACCAGCCGCCGCCGATCGCCGTCGCCGCCGGAGGGCCCCGTGCCGCCCGGCTCGCGGGTGAGCTCGCCGACGCCCTGATCGCGGTCGAGCCGAGCCGCGACCTGGTCGAGGGCTTCCGCCGCGCCGGCGGCCAGGGGCGGCGCACCTACGGCCAGATCGCGGTCTGCTGGGCCGCCGACCGGCAGGCGGCGGTGCGCACCGCCCGGGAGATGTGGCGCTTCGCCGTTCCCGGATGGAAGGTGATGGCCGAGCTGCCCAACCCTGTGAACTTCGAGGCCGCCACCCGCGTCGTGAAGGACGAGGACATCACCGAGCTGGTGCCCTGCGGTCCCGACCCGCAGGTCCACGCCGAGGCGATCCGCGCCTTCGCCGAGGCCGGCTTCACCGACCTCGCCGTGGTCCAGGCGGGCCCGGAGCAGGAGGGCTTCCTCCGCTTCTGGGAGACCCAGCTGGCCCCGCTGCTGCAGCAGGAGGCCGCGACCGCGATCTGA